The genomic interval GATGCGGATGATCCGGTGGGTGCGGGCAGCGGTCAGGTCGTGAGATCGGCCCGGCAGTGCGGGTGAGAGCCACAGCAGCCGGCCGTCCGGATCGGTGACCACCTGCACGTTCACCCCGTGCCGGCGGTGCTTGTGGGAGTAGTCGGCCCGTCCGTCGCCGACCCGGTCGCACTCGACGAGCGTGCCGTCCAGCAGGACGAAGTCCGCATCGGCCTCGCGCAGGACCTTCAGCAGACCCGGCGCCCGTTCGGCGAGCAGGCGGATGACCGTGCTGGTGTAGGCGTGGGCGGTGGACTCGCTGATCCCGAACCCGGCAGCGATCTTCGCCAGGGTCGTGTGTTCGTGCAGGTACACCAGTGCCACCATCGCGCGCTGGGACGGGCGGAGCTTGCAGCGCCGGTCACCCTCCCGGGTGACGATGAGCATGGTGACCCACTCCACGAGCGCATGGGGCAGGTCGAGTGCGGCAGGATAGATGACCAACGAGGCCCCCGAGCAGCGTGGTTGAGACGTCAGACATCTCGATCAACAGCCTGGGGGCCTCGCTCGTTGCGCTGCGTGGACCGTCACCTGATCGGTGGCCAACTCGAAGAAGCTCACTGTTTCCGGGACCTGATTCGTGATCAGGAACGTACGAGCGGGCCGGTGGCGGCGACGAAGGTGGCAGCATGGAGGCGCGTTCGTTCAGCGTGGACCGGGGGCGACAACGTGACGGTGATCGATTACATGCTGCTCGGAGGGGCGGGCGGGGCGCTGATCGAAGCAGTCGCTTTCTTCAGCCGACTGGGCGAATGGCGCGCGGCGCGGCTGACGCCCACGGGTAACAGACGCAAGAACCCCCCGAGCTTCCTCAGCTTCATCAACCTGCCCCCCATCGTGGCCATCGCTGTCACGCGGCTGGTGCTCGGCGGGGCCACTGCCACCGCGTTCGGGACCAGCGGGCAAGCCACAGGAGCCTTCGGTGCCTTGACGGTTGGGGCCGCAGCACCCCCCTGCTTCAACAGCTGGGCCAGATCCGCCAGATCCGTGAGGCAGTCACTCAGCCCGCGAAGGAGCAACCGCGTACGCAGCAGACGGCCGCAGGCAAACCGGCCAACACGATGGAATCGCTGGCCCCAGAGGCCGCAGAAGAGGGTGGGACTGTATGAGCAAGGGCAGCGATGACCTCACCTTTGGTCAGAAGGTCGTTGGCCGCCTCATCGCGGCCATCAATAACACCCACGTCGAAGTCTTCAATTCCCATGCCGTCGGCGGCGCGACTGACTCTGCTGCGCAGGACTTGTTGGACAGCGTCAGAGAACTGCGCGCCGATTTGGGGCGGCTGAGAGGAGGATTCGAAATCGCTGCTCTTGAAGAGGTCCTTGCGAGCGTCGAAGACGAGATCACGAGGACCGGCCATGCCTCCGCAAGCCAGCGGGACCGCCTACGGCAGGCACTCGCCGACACCTATACGTTGACAAGCGTGTTGGCCTCCGCGGGGGCCGTGGCCGCGCAGGTTGGGATGTGACCGTGCGCGCCCGCGAGGGCGCGAGCCCGATCGCCGCTGCCCCGCCCTCCTCACCTTCAGCGCCTTTCCGGAATCTGAGTCGTGATCAGGCCTGTACGAGACGGCCGGCCGCAGCGACGGTCGACCACGATAGCCGCCAAGGAACCGGCAGGGGGTCACGTCCGCTGGAGTGGTGTATCGACGGCCACTCGGTGATCTTGTTTTGAGGCTATGCGCTGAGACCACACGTTCTACGAGGCCTGGGACGCATACAAGACCCCTCATGAGGAGCACGCACAGCAGGACGCCGACAACATGGGCGAAGACTTCGACGACTCCGAAAAGATGCGGCGCCGTCTCCCACAGCTCTCCGCCCTCTACCTACACGACGCTGATCACTGAGCTTCTTCGAGTTGGCCACCGATCAGGTGACGGTCCACGCAGCGCAACGAGCGAGGCCCCCAGGCTGTTGATCGAGATGTCTGACGTCTCAACCACGCTGCTCGGGGGCCTCGTTGGTCATCTATCCTGCCGCACTCGACCTGCCCCATGCGCTCGTGGAGTGGGTCACCATGCTCATCGTCACCCGTGAGGGTGACCGGCGCTGCAAGCTCCGCCCGTCCCAGCGCGCGATGGTGGCACTGGTGTACCTGCACGAACACACGACCCTGGCGAAGATCGCTGCCGGGTTCGGGATCAGCGAGTCCACCGCCCACGCCTACACCAGCACGGTCATCCACCTGCTCGCCGAACGGGCGCCGGGCCTGCTGAAGGTCCTGCGCGAGGCCGATGCGGACTTCGTCCTGCTGGACGGCACGCTCGCCGAGTGCGACCGGGTCGGCGACGGACGGGCCGACTACTCCCACAAGCACCGCCGGCACGGGGTGAACGTGCAGGTGGTCACCGATCCGGACGGCCGGCTGCTGTGGCTCTCACCCGCACTGCCGGGCCGATCTCACGACCTGACCGCTGCCCGCACCCACCGGATCATCCGCATCTGCGAGCGCCAGGGCGTCCCCATCCTGGCCGACCTCGCCTACCAGGGCGGCGGCCCCTGGGTGAGCACCGGCATCAAACGCAAGCCCCTACAGGAACTCACCCCCACCGAGAAGACCCTCAACCGCGCGCTGTCCGCGGCACGCGCACCGGTCGAACGCGGCGTCGCACGCCTGAAGTCCTGGCAGATCTTCCGCAGATCCCGATGCAGCCCAAACCGCATGACGTCAATCGCCAAAGCCATCCTCACCCTGGAGCGGCAACGCTGAAGAAGCTCACTGAGCGGCCAACGGAACCTGGCTGGGAAACTGTCAGCAGGATCGCCTCGGTGGACGCGGTGCGGGTCCGGATCGCGGAACGCGGGTGGCCACCGGCGGACCAGTGGCCACCCGCGTGACCCGCGAGGCGCTCGAGCTACGCCTTGAAGATGCCCCGGTTGCAGCGCAGCGCCGCCACGACGACGGCGATGATGACCGCCGTGATGACGGCCGTCCCTACGACCGAGTCGGTGGCGGCGAAGATGCCACCGAAGCCGGCCACGCCCAGCGCCGCACCCACCGCGAGGGCCGTCTCCTGGAGGGCCGCGGCGCGCGCGATGTCTTTCGGCGGGACGCTGCCCAGCAGGTAGGCGTCGCCGGAGGCCATGGAGACGCCGACGCCTAGGCCGATCAGGAAGCTGGCGGGCCACAGGCCAACGAAGGCGGCCACGATGAGGCCGACGGCGCAGGTGGCCAGGCTGACCTGGAGCATGCGCACCGCGGTGAAGCGGGCCTGGAGCTTGTGGAACGCGAACCCGCCGAGGGAGACCCACAGGGCCAGGACCGAAACCGGCAGGATCGACAGGAGCGAGTCGGCCTCCGCGCTGAACAGGAAGACTGATCCCGTGTAGCTGGCGGAACTCACGACGAGCGCGAGGGAAGGCGCGCCGAGCCGGGAGAAGCTGAGCATCCGTACGTCGATAAGCGGGTCGCGCGAGCGGAGCTGCCGCGTGCAGAAGGCCGCCAGGACCAGGCAGCCCGCGACCGTCGCGAGGAGGCGCCCGAACGCGGGGCCATGGCTCTGCAGTCCGGCCACGAAGAGTCCGAAGCCCACGAAGGCGAGGGCGGAGGAGGCGACGTCGACTCTGGTCGACGAGGCCTGTCCCAGGGTGATGCCGCGCAGCAGCGCGGTGGCGAGCACCCCGCACACCAGGGCGACGGCGGCGGGCAGCCAGAAGAGCATCGTGTAGGCGTCCATGCCGACGAATGCCCGGCCGATCAGGGGTCCTGTACCGGCTCCGATGGCGTACGTGGTGATCCACAGGGAGTAGCCGAGGGTGCGCTCCGACGTCTCGGGCAGTCCGCCGATCACCGAGGCGACGCTGGAGACGATCAGCGCGTAGCCGAAGCCTTGGATGAACCGGCTCGCCGTCCACGTCGTCGCCGAGTCCAGCAGTGCGGGACTCGCTCCCGCGAGGGCGAAGACGAAGAGGCCGGTCGCCAGCGTCACGCCGGGACCCAGGCGTGCGCCCAGACGCGAGCCGAGGACGACGCTGGAGGCGAGGGCGATCGTGTAGCCGTCGATGAACCACAGGCGCCATGAGTCGGTCAGGACCGGCAGGTCGTAGGCGATGGAGTTGAACAGCGTGGAGTCCACACCGCCCAGGAACATGGGGACCAGCAGCAGCGGGAAGAGGACCTTCTTCGACACGGCGGTGGACCGTGCTGGGGCAAGGACAGTTCCGGTCATGGCAGACCTCGTCTCAGTTGGCTTTCTTCGGCGAGCGCAGGTCGATGATGAACCGCCTAAGACGGTTCTACCAGTCCGTGGTTCTTAAGGCAACCGGCCAAGCCGGTTCCACGCTCCTGCCTGGGGTGCCGCGCGAGTAGCGCGTCAAAGGTCGACCCCGCGACGGATCAGAGGCCGGAACTACGCAAGCCGGACCCCGGCCCGTGCGGCGCCCGGAGAGGGGGCGCGGACACGGCCGAGGCCAGCACGGCCTCACCTGTGCGGCGACGGGCGCGGGTGCCCTACATGCCCCGCGAGGAAGGGAATTCGCGGTTGCTGAGGTGCTGCGGACGCGGCGTGTCCGCAGCGTAGGGTGCCCCCAGCGTGTTCTCCACGCTGTTGTAGACGATGAAGATGTTCGAGCGCGCGAACGGCGAGAGGTTCCCGTTGGAGCCGTGCAGCAGGTTGGAGTCGAACATCACCGCGGAGCCGGCGGGACCCGTGATCTGCTCGATCCCGTGCTGCTCCGCCATGCGCGTCAGATGCTTGCGGTCCGGGGAGCCGACGCTGGGGGCGGCCACACGGAGCGACTCCTTGTGGTAATCCTGCGGGGTGGCCCCGACCGTGGGGACGAACGTCTTGTGGGTGCAGGGCATGACCATGAGCGGGCCGTTGAACGGGTGGTTCTCGGTGAGGGAGATCGAGACGCTGAACGCGCGCGGCCGGGGCATGCCGTCCTCGGAGTGCCAGGTCTCGAAGTCGGAGTGCCAGTGGAACGGGGCGCCGCCGAACCCCGGCTTGTAGTTGACCCGGCTCTGGTGGATGTAGACCTCGGAGTCGAGTACCTGGCGGGCGATGTTCATGAGCCGGGGCGACCGGAGCAGCTCGGCGAAGATCTCGCTGACCTTCTCGACCTCGAAGACGGAACGGACCTCGTCGGACTCCGGTTCCAGGATGACGCGCTCGCTCGCGCGCAGCGCCGGGTCCTCACCGAGGCGCCGGAGTTCGGAGAGGTAGAGGTCCACCTCCTGCGCGGAGAGCAGGTCGTCGAGGACCAGGTAGCCGTTGGACTCGTACTGCTTGAGCTGCTCGGCGTCGAGCGGGCCCGGAGCCTCTCCCCACACCGACGGGTCCGTCCGCGGCTTGGGAACGGCCTCACCGAGGACTCGGGTCGGATACAGGTCTGGGCGCTGAGCGACAGTCATGTGCTGTTCTCCTCTTCAGGGGAGCGGCGACTTTTTCTGCCCGTATAGGAGCGCAATTCATCGGCTCGCGGGGCGAGATGCCGGAATTCCAAGGCCTTTTTTCTTGCGGCTCGTTGGTTCGTCCTCCGGCCCTTTCGATACTGCAAGCTCGCAGAGATTAAAGAAAGGGGCTTCGAGTGTCCTGAATCGTCCTTGGCCTAATCAGGACCGCGAAGCGCACCGTCCGCCCACGGAGACGCGGACGCGGGGTGCCGTGCCCTCCAGCAGCGCGGAACCACCTGGAGCAGTTCGCTTGCTTGTCCTCGACATGGCAACCGGCTAAGGTGGTTCCATGTCCGTCAAGCGATTCCCCGAGTTCCGTCTTGGCAAGGTGCTGGCGACCAGCTTCACGGCGACCCTCACAGAACGCTGCGGTGAACCCGTCGAACGCATTCCCATCCCCGAGCGGCTGGTCGACTGGTTGGCTGTCAACGGGCTCAGGGTCGATTCGTGCAGCGATTCCCAGCTGGAGCATGCTCGGCAACTGCGTGAAGCGATCCACGAAGCCGCTACCGCCGTCGCGACGCAGGTCCCCCCTCCCGCCGCAGCCATCCAGGTCATCAATGACTGCAGTACGGGCGGCCAGGCCTCGGCGGTCCTTTCACGCCGGGGCGAACAGGAGTGGTACCTGGGTTCCGCCTCCGTCGAGGACGCCCTCAGCGTGATCGCCGCCGACGCGGTCGACATCGTCTCGGGCGCACGCGAGGGGAGAATGGCGTTGTGCGCGTCCCCGACGTGTCGGGCCGCTTTCTTCGACACCAGTCGGGGCGCCACGCGCAGATGGTGCGAGATGAACACCTGCGGGAACCGCGAGAAGAAGGCGCGTTTCCTCGCCACCAAGCGCCAGGACCCGAGCCACGCCGGCTGAAGTCGCACCGGGCGCCGTTCTACGCCGACGCCCCTCTGCCTCCTGGCCGTCCCTCCCCGTCAGGGAGGTGCCCGACCCAGTCACACGGTGGCCAGAGCGCCTCGTGTTCGACCGTCGCAAGCGAGCAGTCGAGCCGTCGTCGCTCATCGCGACCGCGTCCAACGCCAGGACTTGCCTCGCGGGTTGGAAGCGGCCCGCGCCGCAGTGTGCTGCTCGCGAGTTCGGAATGCCACCGCTCGACAACCGTCGGGCGCTGTAGACGACGAGGGCGGGGCGTCGTTACCGCAGGCTCCCGCACCCCCTCGTCCGCTACCGCACGCAGGTACAGAGAGGGAAGTACATGCTGGACGTTCTGAAAATCGACGCCACCGCGGAAGTGGTCTACCGCGAGATGCTGGCGTATCCGCAGGAGGGCGTGGCCGAGCTGGTGCGCCGGCTCGAACTGACCGAGCAGGAGGTACGGGCAGCACTCGACACCCTCGGCGAACTGGCCCTGGTGCGGCACTCCCCCGAAGACCCCCAGCGCTTCCACGTCGTGGAACCTCACCTCGCCGCGGAGATCCTGCTCGCCAAGGAACGAGCCGAGCTCGCGGCCCAGCAGCAGCGCGTGCAGGAGGTCCAGGCCGCCGCCTTACAGCTCAAGTCGGAGTTCACCCAGGAGAGCCCCAAGGACGAGGTGCACCGCCTGACCGGGGTCGACTCCGTACGCGACTACCTGGCGGCGCTTCACAACGAGGTCCAGGACGAGCTGCTGACGTTCGCCCCGGGCGGAGCGCAGACGGAGGCCAACCTGCGCAGCTCGCGCCCGATCGCGGACGCCCTGCTCGCGCGAGGGGTGCAGATGCGCACCGTGTACCTGGACAGCGTCCGCAACGATCCCCTCACGGTCGCGCACGCGGACTGGCTCGCCGAACGGGGCGGCCGCATACGCACCGCCCCTTCGCTGCCGAACCGCCTGATCATCTGCGACAAGAAGATCGCCATCGTCGCCGTCGACTCAGACGACACCTCGGCCGGGGCGGTGGTCCTCCGGACGGCTGGATTAGTTTCATCCCTGTACGCCCTTTTCGAGAATATTTGGCAGGCGGCCCAATCCATGGGAGAGAGCGCCCAGTCGAGTGACGAACAGGGCCTCAGTCCGCAACAACTGGAAGCCCTGAGGCTGTTGTCCCTCGGGCACACCGACGACTATGTTGCGGCGCGGCTGGGCGTGTCAGGCCGCACGGCACGCCGGATCGCCACAAAGCTCATGGGCCACCTCGGCGCGCGAAGCCGGTTCCAGGCCGGCCTGCACGCGGCTGCTAGGGGCCTCATCCGGCCGTGACGGCCCGTACGTCACGGATCGACGAGCAGTTGAAAGGAAAGAACCATTCGGACAGGACACTCCACTCATGTACCTCGTACAGCTCACCCTCGAACCCTCGGGCGATGTCCACCCACCCGCTGAGATCAAGCAGGCGCTCCACGACGCAGCGCCGGACGTCGTCGAACACGTCAGCGTTCATACGCAGACGCGGCCCCACCTTGTCGTCAGCCTCTTCCTCCGCGCCGCCTCCCTGGACGAGGCCGAGGCGGCAGCGAAGCGGATCTGGCAGCACGCGACCACCAGTTGCAGCCCTCTGGCCGCCTGGTCCCTGCGGCGGGCCGAAGTGCCCCTCCACCCCTACGACGTGGAGTGAGCCCTGCTCCTCTCGACGCCCGTGCCACGCGCCGCCGCCCGCGCCCGGGCGGTGCGTGGGACCTGCATGCACATTCTTGGGTGTCCCAAACGGTCCAGCCCGGAGAATGTCGCGATCGCCGTGGCCCTTTGGCCGGATGACTAATCCGACCGCAGTCCTGAACAGGTCAGGACTCTTTAGGCCAACCGTCCGCCCTTCCCTCGCCGCTGCGAACATCGCAGACTCGTTATCGCCGCACAGCAAACCAGCGAGAGGCGAGTCATGAAAGAGCGAATGTTCATCTCCGATAGCTCACCGGTGAAGAGGGGAATTCCTTGCCTCTCACCCGAAGACGACGGCGGGTGGCAGTGACCGTATGACGACCTCGAAGAACAGTGTCCAGGGAAATTCGATGGCGGATCTCGCCGAGGAATACGGCACCCCGCTATTCGTCTACGACGCGGACGTCCTCGCGGACACGCACCGCACGTTACGCGACCTGCTTCCCGCCGGCGCCGACATCTTCTACTCGCTCAAGGCGAACCCGAACATCAGCGTCTGCGCCCTGCTGAACTCGTTCGGTACGGGAGCCGAGGTCTCCTCCTACGCCGAACTGGCCACCGCCCTGCGGGCGGGAGTCCACCCTGGCGACATTATCTTCCTCGGCCCCGGCAAGGACGAGAGGGAGCTCACCGCGTGCGTCGAAGCCGACATTCACGCGATTGTCTGCGAGTCGCTGGACGAACTCGACCTGCTCGACTCGCTGTTGGCAGCGGCAGGACGTGACGACTTCCCGGTGCTCCTCCGGGTGAACCCGGCCTTCGGCAGCAAGGGGTCCGGGCTGACCATGGGCGGTAAACCCCGGCAGTTCGGCATCGATGAAGCCGAACTGCGCGGTTCCAAGCACCGCCTCGCGGCCCTCCGTAACGTCCGAGTGAAGGGCGTGCACGCGTACATGGGGACGCGGTTTCTTAACTACGAGGACGTCGTCGAGAACACCCGGCGCATCCTCGCCACCGCGGAGGACCTGGCCGGACAGCTCGGTTTCCCTCTGGAGACCGTCGACTTCGGCGGCGGACTCGGCGTCGCCTACTTCGAGAACGAGGAGGATCTGGACCTCGATGCGCTGGGCGCCGGCCTCGCGGAGGTCATCACCCCCTTCTCGGTGCGCAACCCAGACTGCCGGATGATCATGGAACTGGGCCGCTTCCTCACCGCCACGGCCGGTACGTACGTCGTCCGCGCCCGCTACGTGAAGGAGTCCATGGGAGAGAGCTTCGTGGTGGCCGACGGCGGCACGAACCACCACATGGCAGCCGTCGGCGTCGGCAGCTTCGTCAAGCGCAACTTCCCGGTCCGCCACCTGGAAAACCGGGCCGCCGGAGCCTCGCGCCCCTACAGCGTGACCGGACCCCTGTGCACGCCCAACGACGTCGTGGCCAAGAAGGTCCACCTGCCGGAAGTACAGCCGGGAGACCTGCTCGCGGTGGAGCGGTCCGGAGCCTACGGGCCGACCGCCTCACCCGGCCTCTTCCTGAGCCACGGCTTCCCGGCCGAGGTGCTCGTCCACGGCGGGCGCGCCCACCTCATCCGGGAGCGCGACACGACGGAGGACCTGCTGGCGAAGCAGCGCCTCGTCGATCTCCGCGCCGTGTCCGCCTGAACACGTGATCCGTACGGACACCTGATCCGAATGAAAACCGCAGCGAAGCAAGCTGCGCGAATCGGACTGGACGTACTCGACCGCTCCGAACTCCGCCGCCTCATCGAACGACCCTGGTTCTTGCGCTTCAGTTTCGCCCCGGAGGAAATAGCCCATGCCGAGACCCTCGGCGAAGATCGTCGCTTGGAATTCCTGGCCGGTCGGTTCGCCGCTAAAGAGGCTCTCCTCAAAGTCCTGGGAATCGGTTTCCTGCAAGGTGTGACGCCACGGGAGATTTACGTGGAACACACCGCGCACGGCGCCCCTGTCGTCCACCTCCGCGGACGAGCCGCGCAACTGACCCCGTCATCCGTCTCGGTCTCCATAACTCATAAGCAGAACGTCGTGGCCGCCGTCGCCATCAGCTTTCCCGAGGCACTTGGTGCGACCGCCGACGACCCCACCGGCGAAGCCGCCGGAGACGGACGAACCGAACCCACTGCACCGAAGGAGCTTGACGCCGTGCCGCCGCCGAACACTCCCGTGACC from Streptomyces sp. NBC_01288 carries:
- a CDS encoding transposase family protein, with amino-acid sequence MVIYPAALDLPHALVEWVTMLIVTREGDRRCKLRPSQRAMVALVYLHEHTTLAKIAAGFGISESTAHAYTSTVIRLLAERAPGLLKVLREADADFVLLDGTLVECDRVGDGRADYSHKHRRHGVNVQVVTDPDGRLLWLSPALPGRSHDLTAARTHRIIRICERQGVPILADLAYQGGGPWASTGIKRKPLQELTPTEKTLNRALAAARAPVERGVARLKSWQIFRRSRCSPNRMTSIAKAILTLERQR
- a CDS encoding transposase family protein, which produces MVIYPAALDLPHALVEWVTMLIVTREGDRRCKLRPSQRAMVALVYLHEHTTLAKIAAGFGISESTAHAYTSTVIHLLAERAPGLLKVLREADADFVLLDGTLAECDRVGDGRADYSHKHRRHGVNVQVVTDPDGRLLWLSPALPGRSHDLTAARTHRIIRICERQGVPILADLAYQGGGPWVSTGIKRKPLQELTPTEKTLNRALSAARAPVERGVARLKSWQIFRRSRCSPNRMTSIAKAILTLERQR
- a CDS encoding MFS transporter, with the protein product MTGTVLAPARSTAVSKKVLFPLLLVPMFLGGVDSTLFNSIAYDLPVLTDSWRLWFIDGYTIALASSVVLGSRLGARLGPGVTLATGLFVFALAGASPALLDSATTWTASRFIQGFGYALIVSSVASVIGGLPETSERTLGYSLWITTYAIGAGTGPLIGRAFVGMDAYTMLFWLPAAVALVCGVLATALLRGITLGQASSTRVDVASSALAFVGFGLFVAGLQSHGPAFGRLLATVAGCLVLAAFCTRQLRSRDPLIDVRMLSFSRLGAPSLALVVSSASYTGSVFLFSAEADSLLSILPVSVLALWVSLGGFAFHKLQARFTAVRMLQVSLATCAVGLIVAAFVGLWPASFLIGLGVGVSMASGDAYLLGSVPPKDIARAAALQETALAVGAALGVAGFGGIFAATDSVVGTAVITAVIIAVVVAALRCNRGIFKA
- the thpD gene encoding ectoine hydroxylase, yielding MTVAQRPDLYPTRVLGEAVPKPRTDPSVWGEAPGPLDAEQLKQYESNGYLVLDDLLSAQEVDLYLSELRRLGEDPALRASERVILEPESDEVRSVFEVEKVSEIFAELLRSPRLMNIARQVLDSEVYIHQSRVNYKPGFGGAPFHWHSDFETWHSEDGMPRPRAFSVSISLTENHPFNGPLMVMPCTHKTFVPTVGATPQDYHKESLRVAAPSVGSPDRKHLTRMAEQHGIEQITGPAGSAVMFDSNLLHGSNGNLSPFARSNIFIVYNSVENTLGAPYAADTPRPQHLSNREFPSSRGM
- a CDS encoding CGNR zinc finger domain-containing protein, yielding MSVKRFPEFRLGKVLATSFTATLTERCGEPVERIPIPERLVDWLAVNGLRVDSCSDSQLEHARQLREAIHEAATAVATQVPPPAAAIQVINDCSTGGQASAVLSRRGEQEWYLGSASVEDALSVIAADAVDIVSGAREGRMALCASPTCRAAFFDTSRGATRRWCEMNTCGNREKKARFLATKRQDPSHAG
- a CDS encoding helix-turn-helix transcriptional regulator; this translates as MLDVLKIDATAEVVYREMLAYPQEGVAELVRRLELTEQEVRAALDTLGELALVRHSPEDPQRFHVVEPHLAAEILLAKERAELAAQQQRVQEVQAAALQLKSEFTQESPKDEVHRLTGVDSVRDYLAALHNEVQDELLTFAPGGAQTEANLRSSRPIADALLARGVQMRTVYLDSVRNDPLTVAHADWLAERGGRIRTAPSLPNRLIICDKKIAIVAVDSDDTSAGAVVLRTAGLVSSLYALFENIWQAAQSMGESAQSSDEQGLSPQQLEALRLLSLGHTDDYVAARLGVSGRTARRIATKLMGHLGARSRFQAGLHAAARGLIRP
- a CDS encoding diaminopimelate decarboxylase is translated as MTTSKNSVQGNSMADLAEEYGTPLFVYDADVLADTHRTLRDLLPAGADIFYSLKANPNISVCALLNSFGTGAEVSSYAELATALRAGVHPGDIIFLGPGKDERELTACVEADIHAIVCESLDELDLLDSLLAAAGRDDFPVLLRVNPAFGSKGSGLTMGGKPRQFGIDEAELRGSKHRLAALRNVRVKGVHAYMGTRFLNYEDVVENTRRILATAEDLAGQLGFPLETVDFGGGLGVAYFENEEDLDLDALGAGLAEVITPFSVRNPDCRMIMELGRFLTATAGTYVVRARYVKESMGESFVVADGGTNHHMAAVGVGSFVKRNFPVRHLENRAAGASRPYSVTGPLCTPNDVVAKKVHLPEVQPGDLLAVERSGAYGPTASPGLFLSHGFPAEVLVHGGRAHLIRERDTTEDLLAKQRLVDLRAVSA
- a CDS encoding 4'-phosphopantetheinyl transferase superfamily protein gives rise to the protein MKTAAKQAARIGLDVLDRSELRRLIERPWFLRFSFAPEEIAHAETLGEDRRLEFLAGRFAAKEALLKVLGIGFLQGVTPREIYVEHTAHGAPVVHLRGRAAQLTPSSVSVSITHKQNVVAAVAISFPEALGATADDPTGEAAGDGRTEPTAPKELDAVPPPNTPVTATIETSTRDEREAQTTAFLRVRVGQEEAHYGGNLVDGARILRLFGDLVTEITVRTDGDEGLLAQYSDIRFTAPVRPGDYIEARARLVRQTRLRRVVELEAHKVIRASPEEADSAGEVLDEPQLVCAATATTVVPHRRAHTATARTLTAEEA